The Aerosakkonema funiforme FACHB-1375 genome contains the following window.
CGAACGTTTTGACTGTGTTCTAAGTAATCATACTTAGCTGTTTTGTTATCTTTCCGTTAAATTTGGTAACTTTTACTTTAATGACGCGCCCGGTTTTGCTAACCTGTTTTGAACATGGCGTCATTTTAAAGAGCAAAGGTCTTAACACAACTTAAAAAGTTCGCAAAAGATGGCGGCGAGCGGTCATTTCCAGTAGGCTTGTGGCCTTAGCTGCATCGCAAAAGACGCAAGTTCCGATTGAGAGGAAAGATAGGGAAGATATGAAGCATTACGCTGATGAATGGGTTGCAGAATGGTGTCAGGAAAATGGCTGGACAGACTTAACTGTTGCCGGTTGTGACACCTATTGGGCTTTCCCTCCGGGAGCGGTAATGCCAGAGCCGATCCCCAGCAAAGCTATGAAATTGATTAAAGCACAAAAGGGATTGAGCGGCGAAGAAAAATGGTGGGCGATCGCATCCGTCGCCGGGACGATCGTTGCTGCCATTGTCAGCTTAGTGATGAAGTGTCCGATGCCGATGGTGGGGGCGTTTGCGTTTTGCGCCGTGACAGTGGGTCAATTGGAAGTAGAGGATTGAGGAATTCGCGATCGCAAATTTATTTCTGGCCAGACAACATAGCAGCGATCCCATCTTTAATTTTCATTACATTAAAGCCTTTCCCAGCTGGCTGTGCAGAGACTGAGCGGATAAAATAGCGAAATCTATCAGGT
Protein-coding sequences here:
- a CDS encoding slr1957 family protein gives rise to the protein MKHYADEWVAEWCQENGWTDLTVAGCDTYWAFPPGAVMPEPIPSKAMKLIKAQKGLSGEEKWWAIASVAGTIVAAIVSLVMKCPMPMVGAFAFCAVTVGQLEVED